The following are encoded together in the Candidatus Margulisiibacteriota bacterium genome:
- a CDS encoding IPT/TIG domain-containing protein: protein MINKLSFLKGLFLALLAVTLMAGTANAVAATVSCNGTNSPANQIYNNTGVGGTLLAAGKYVQIIQSADITPGNPDLTTGIPSGDTIVSTGTLATNGNFSGSGNISSSNYIYIRAWETWNGTGAPSGKYGTSAPSSVGSGFVFTYKPASFATTTDLPVQATLSTISPNSRGQGAQSQNLTLTGTNFQDGATVQFSGSGITVNSVTFNSATQLTVSISVASSASTGARNVTVTNPGAAASNATVFTVNAGPLATSANPAAADQGFTGNVVLTGTSFHSGTWTAANVVFSGSGITVNAVTYNSATQLTVNVAVAAGATAGARTVTLTNPDDAGVLTSSAILTVNTVSTAPTITRLEQTSAPGVPITSAGIGDGISIIGSNFGATQGTSTIAINGTAVTAFYYWSAGKIDIAVPTGATSGNVVVTVNGVASNGQPLTINSAPPALSISTNSLPNGTVGVTYSQTLQASGGTAPYTAWAITVGSLPAGLSLNTSTGMISGTPTTAQTANFTVQVTDSAAKTATRALSITIDPAGVVTTPNISGINPATAYLGQTIIISGSNFGAGKGASTVTIGGQSAKPAAWSDSSISVAIPSGVASGSAQVVVTVSGKTGNSSVTVDTSRTYLEDFEGGSVGNWTIDNNSDGNPDSGYYAFGTGIEPNNSTITANGPQAEAAKEGAKGMKVKYSYTSDWGGGWGAALANQLNLSSADKINLYVKWDGSSNDVKVSLKDADGTSYAAAITNTTLTALSGYGLVSLDKSSFAYDKDGSDAGADASFNWSNVGSYNFVYTAKGTTANYQYIDSIFASTGSTPPPPPPTGDDPVITSIDPTIGPAGTRMTITGYNFRDKDTSTSRKVLFISGAGAIVEASIISWESTQITLTVPAALGTGAYDVKVLVEVPSASDPSIIRSFYSNPAAFTVTAAAPPPGTIIAYPTPFNPNSGNPLKVEFDPGSATNIGVYIFDMTARLVKRENITGGQFTWDGKDMYNLTVGDGVFLVRIVNNENQSLIAKGKILVVKK, encoded by the coding sequence ATGATCAATAAATTAAGTTTTCTAAAAGGGTTGTTTCTGGCGTTACTGGCGGTAACGTTAATGGCTGGAACGGCTAACGCTGTTGCCGCAACCGTTTCCTGCAACGGAACCAATAGCCCGGCCAACCAGATCTATAACAACACCGGCGTGGGAGGAACCCTTCTCGCCGCCGGCAAGTATGTTCAAATAATTCAATCAGCGGACATCACTCCCGGTAACCCTGATCTAACGACCGGCATTCCGTCTGGCGACACCATTGTTTCGACCGGAACACTGGCGACCAACGGCAATTTTTCCGGCAGCGGCAACATATCATCCAGCAATTATATTTACATCCGCGCCTGGGAAACCTGGAACGGAACAGGCGCTCCTTCCGGCAAATACGGCACCTCTGCCCCAAGCAGTGTCGGATCTGGCTTTGTTTTTACTTATAAACCGGCCAGCTTCGCGACTACAACCGACCTGCCGGTCCAGGCAACGCTTTCAACCATCTCCCCCAACAGCCGCGGTCAGGGAGCTCAATCACAAAATCTGACTCTGACCGGGACCAATTTCCAGGACGGCGCCACTGTCCAGTTCAGCGGCAGTGGGATCACCGTCAATTCAGTCACTTTCAACAGCGCGACCCAGTTAACCGTCAGCATCAGCGTCGCCTCCTCCGCCAGCACCGGCGCCCGAAATGTCACCGTCACCAATCCAGGCGCCGCGGCCAGCAACGCGACCGTGTTTACCGTCAACGCCGGCCCTTTGGCGACCTCGGCCAATCCGGCCGCCGCCGACCAGGGCTTTACCGGCAATGTCGTGTTAACCGGAACCAGCTTCCATAGCGGGACCTGGACCGCCGCTAATGTCGTTTTCAGCGGCTCCGGGATCACCGTTAATGCCGTTACTTACAACAGCGCGACCCAGCTGACCGTCAACGTCGCCGTCGCCGCCGGAGCAACTGCCGGCGCGCGAACCGTCACCCTGACCAACCCTGATGATGCCGGGGTCTTGACCAGCAGCGCGATTTTAACTGTTAACACTGTTTCAACCGCTCCGACCATCACCAGGCTGGAGCAAACCAGCGCCCCCGGCGTGCCGATCACTTCGGCCGGCATCGGCGACGGCATTTCGATTATCGGTTCTAATTTTGGAGCAACTCAAGGAACCAGCACGATCGCGATCAACGGCACCGCTGTTACCGCATTTTACTACTGGAGCGCGGGCAAGATCGATATCGCGGTTCCAACCGGGGCAACTTCCGGCAACGTGGTCGTCACTGTTAATGGCGTCGCCAGTAACGGGCAGCCTTTGACGATCAACAGCGCTCCTCCGGCGCTTAGCATCTCTACCAACAGTCTCCCCAACGGGACCGTCGGTGTCACCTACAGTCAAACTTTGCAAGCGTCCGGCGGCACCGCGCCTTACACCGCTTGGGCAATTACTGTTGGGTCATTACCAGCCGGTCTGTCGCTCAACACTTCAACCGGAATGATTTCGGGAACGCCGACCACCGCTCAAACAGCTAACTTCACGGTCCAGGTAACCGACTCAGCCGCCAAGACGGCAACCAGGGCTCTCTCGATCACAATCGATCCGGCGGGGGTTGTGACTACGCCAAACATCTCCGGCATTAACCCGGCGACCGCGTATCTTGGCCAAACTATTATTATCAGCGGGTCCAACTTTGGCGCCGGCAAAGGAGCCAGCACGGTTACTATTGGCGGCCAGAGCGCCAAGCCGGCTGCCTGGAGCGACAGCTCTATTTCTGTCGCGATCCCATCCGGGGTCGCCAGCGGTTCAGCCCAGGTCGTAGTTACTGTTTCCGGCAAAACCGGCAACAGCTCGGTCACGGTTGACACCAGCCGGACCTACCTCGAAGATTTTGAAGGGGGCTCGGTCGGCAACTGGACAATTGACAACAACAGCGACGGGAATCCGGATTCCGGTTACTACGCTTTTGGGACCGGGATCGAACCCAACAACAGCACCATTACCGCCAACGGCCCGCAAGCCGAAGCGGCCAAAGAAGGGGCCAAAGGGATGAAGGTCAAATATTCCTACACCTCCGATTGGGGCGGCGGCTGGGGAGCGGCTCTTGCTAACCAGCTCAACCTCTCCAGCGCGGACAAGATCAATCTCTACGTCAAATGGGACGGCTCCAGCAACGACGTAAAAGTCAGCCTCAAAGACGCCGACGGGACATCGTATGCCGCTGCCATAACCAACACGACTCTGACCGCCCTTTCCGGTTACGGCCTGGTCAGCCTTGACAAATCAAGCTTTGCCTACGACAAGGACGGGAGTGACGCCGGCGCCGACGCCAGCTTCAACTGGTCCAACGTCGGAAGCTATAACTTTGTCTATACGGCTAAGGGAACAACCGCCAATTACCAGTATATCGACAGCATTTTTGCGTCGACCGGGAGCACCCCGCCACCGCCTCCGCCAACCGGGGACGATCCGGTCATCACCTCGATCGACCCGACCATCGGGCCGGCCGGGACCAGGATGACGATCACCGGCTACAACTTTCGGGACAAAGATACCAGCACCTCCCGCAAGGTCTTGTTCATCTCGGGAGCTGGGGCAATTGTTGAAGCTTCCATTATCAGCTGGGAATCGACCCAGATCACTCTGACCGTTCCTGCCGCCCTGGGGACCGGCGCCTACGACGTCAAGGTCCTGGTAGAAGTCCCATCGGCTTCTGACCCGAGCATCATCCGGTCGTTCTATTCCAATCCGGCCGCTTTCACCGTTACCGCGGCCGCCCCCCCTCCGGGAACGATCATCGCCTACCCGACGCCGTTCAATCCAAACAGCGGCAACCCGCTTAAAGTGGAGTTCGACCCGGGAAGCGCCACCAACATTGGGGTCTATATTTTCGACATGACCGCCAGGCTGGTCAAGAGGGAGAACATCACTGGCGGACAGTTCACCTGGGACGGAAAAGACATGTACAACCTGACTGTCGGGGACGGGGTTTTCCTGGTCCGGATAGTCAACAACGAGAATCAGAGCCTGATCGCCAAGGGAAAGATCCTCGTCGTCAAGAAGTAA
- a CDS encoding PorV/PorQ family protein, producing the protein MNNVNNYLNPHPRPLSHRERGDHSLWRMVGEGMLALLIAYSLQLISPAHAASYIADPTGIAVGARALSLGRAYVAVAENGEAVFANPAGIALITGPKVSAMYSSVMGDVGYSVLSGAYPINQKATLGLGFASARLSGIPITDSTGNVLGTGGWGNHVLTLSYGTFLSAFNSNFNKDILLGANLKYISVGGEGTNVATVGGTALNADLGVLFPVNNQVMLGGVFQNVLVGSKLNSSGGQTDDSLAPTLKLGSRFNLIGESNKAYFTHATRKLYLSVDGDINLSSKKPSAIYTGLEFWPVENLALRVGSDNSDLTAGIGIRYSGVEFNYAYHPYSEIGENTTHYFSFGYLGEDKKREYTVLLESPADKSIVYSDNVAVTGRVEGITPDVAKNLTVKVNDINAVVSPDGKFQVNVPVNQYGKKLLVVKAYDTEGNAGAKDLRIVRLTSFADVPEGYWAKMPIENNATVGLIQGYPDGDFKPNRPLTRAELATLLVRAKGYDVKDERGRQVFKDVKPDFWAAKYVEIAQREGLVKGYPDKSFRPNNKISKAEGIAVLVRFDKLPLAEVNAKPYWDVPAYHWAARYIEAAKSAGMLNFVSDNRLNPKQAMLRSQAVDVLAKTSLASTKIKDLYEWEKGFVPSTTQERPTLKASLY; encoded by the coding sequence ATGAACAACGTAAATAATTATCTCAACCCTCACCCCCGGCCCCTCTCCCACAGGGAGAGGGGGGACCATTCGCTCTGGCGAATGGTGGGTGAGGGGATGCTTGCCTTGCTTATCGCTTACAGCTTACAGCTTATTTCCCCTGCCCACGCCGCCAGCTATATCGCCGACCCGACCGGTATCGCGGTTGGGGCCAGAGCGTTGAGCCTGGGTCGGGCATATGTCGCTGTTGCCGAAAACGGCGAAGCGGTTTTTGCTAACCCGGCCGGGATCGCCCTGATCACCGGACCCAAGGTCAGCGCCATGTATTCGTCCGTCATGGGAGACGTTGGCTACAGCGTATTGAGCGGCGCCTATCCGATCAACCAGAAAGCGACCCTCGGCCTTGGTTTTGCCAGCGCCCGCCTTTCCGGCATCCCGATCACCGATTCGACCGGCAATGTACTCGGAACAGGGGGCTGGGGAAACCATGTCCTCACACTCTCATACGGCACCTTTTTAAGCGCTTTCAATTCAAACTTCAATAAAGATATCCTGCTCGGCGCCAACCTGAAATATATCAGTGTCGGCGGCGAAGGGACAAATGTCGCGACCGTTGGCGGAACAGCGCTCAACGCCGACCTCGGGGTCCTCTTCCCGGTCAACAACCAGGTCATGCTTGGCGGGGTTTTCCAAAACGTCCTCGTAGGGAGCAAGCTCAATTCCAGCGGCGGGCAGACAGACGACAGCCTGGCCCCGACCTTGAAGCTTGGTTCGCGTTTTAACCTGATCGGTGAAAGCAACAAAGCTTATTTTACCCACGCTACCCGCAAGCTCTACCTCTCCGTTGACGGCGACATCAACCTGAGCAGCAAAAAGCCATCAGCCATTTACACCGGCCTCGAATTCTGGCCGGTCGAGAACCTGGCCCTGCGCGTCGGAAGCGACAACAGCGACCTGACCGCCGGGATCGGCATCCGCTACTCCGGGGTCGAGTTCAATTACGCCTACCACCCATATTCCGAGATCGGCGAGAACACCACCCACTACTTCTCGTTCGGCTACCTTGGCGAGGATAAAAAGCGCGAATACACCGTCCTGCTCGAGAGCCCGGCCGACAAGTCGATCGTCTATTCGGACAACGTCGCGGTCACCGGACGGGTTGAAGGGATCACTCCCGACGTCGCCAAGAACCTGACCGTCAAGGTCAACGACATCAACGCGGTAGTTTCACCGGACGGCAAGTTCCAGGTCAACGTCCCGGTCAACCAGTACGGCAAAAAGCTGCTAGTCGTCAAAGCCTATGATACCGAAGGGAACGCCGGCGCCAAAGACCTGCGCATTGTCCGCCTGACCTCTTTTGCCGACGTCCCTGAAGGGTACTGGGCCAAAATGCCGATCGAGAACAATGCTACCGTCGGCCTGATCCAGGGCTACCCGGACGGCGATTTTAAACCGAATCGGCCGCTCACCCGGGCCGAACTGGCCACCCTGCTGGTCAGGGCCAAAGGCTACGATGTCAAAGATGAACGCGGCCGCCAAGTATTTAAGGACGTCAAGCCTGATTTCTGGGCCGCCAAGTACGTCGAAATTGCCCAGCGCGAAGGGCTGGTCAAAGGCTACCCGGACAAATCGTTCCGCCCGAACAACAAGATCAGCAAGGCGGAGGGGATCGCGGTCCTGGTCCGTTTTGACAAGCTCCCGCTGGCCGAGGTCAACGCCAAGCCATACTGGGACGTTCCCGCCTACCACTGGGCCGCCCGCTACATTGAAGCGGCCAAGTCGGCCGGGATGCTGAACTTTGTCTCCGACAACCGGCTCAACCCGAAACAGGCGATGCTCCGTTCCCAGGCGGTCGACGTCCTGGCCAAGACATCTCTTGCCAGCACCAAGATCAAAGACCTGTATGAGTGGGAAAAGGGCTTTGTTCCCTCAACCACACAGGAGCGCCCGACACTGAAGGCTTCGCTGTATTAG
- a CDS encoding PorV/PorQ family protein, translating to MLNIKLSRACVAFLLLTALSLQLINPAFATGYLADPMSIGVGARSMGMGKAYVGMAEDGDAIFTNPAGIAGISSAKLSSMYTNLLGDVNYTILGGAFPYGERSAIGIGLVSSRVADITLRDDTGAITGSNLTWGSNVLFLSYGTYLSELPLNLNMGKDIAIGANLKYFNVGGSGIDGSGSGFDADLSALYPANEYATLGVTLQNALPASIGAKITKSGNDYDSIPSTLKVGAKVALMDKEGKGLFTNSSRRLYTNVDYDYYPTRTSVPGALHAGVEFWPTDNLALRAGSDASDMTLGVGVRVSGVAFDYAYHPYGGITENTSHYFSVSYVGDPTKRTLQLSVDSPSDKAVIYDDNVKVSGKVNFTEGEVGGTIKDVTVKVNGINAQVMPDGSFTANAPVNKYGKKLVAIEAATPAGDSAGKELRLVRLTSFADVPEGYWAKMPIENNATVGLVQGYPDGNFKPNNALTRAELATLLVRAKGIELPASRARQVFKDVKPDFWAAKYIEVAQREGLIKGYPDKSFRPNNKISKAEGIAVLVRFDKLALVEVDSKPYWDVSLHHWAARHIQAAKDAGMLNFVSSNKLGPKQVLVRSQAVDMLGKTSLASGKIKDLYTWEKGFQKEFTPDDRPKIRASVY from the coding sequence ATGCTAAACATCAAATTATCGCGTGCTTGTGTCGCTTTCTTATTGCTTACAGCTTTAAGCTTACAGCTTATTAATCCTGCCTTCGCCACCGGCTACCTCGCCGACCCGATGAGCATCGGTGTCGGTGCCCGCTCCATGGGAATGGGCAAGGCTTACGTCGGCATGGCCGAAGACGGCGACGCTATTTTCACCAATCCGGCAGGGATAGCCGGTATTTCGTCCGCCAAACTCTCCAGCATGTACACCAACCTGCTGGGTGACGTCAACTACACCATTCTCGGCGGCGCCTTTCCTTATGGCGAAAGGTCAGCTATAGGGATCGGACTGGTCAGCTCCCGCGTGGCCGACATTACTTTGCGCGACGATACCGGAGCGATCACCGGTTCAAACCTGACCTGGGGGAGCAATGTCCTTTTTCTCTCCTACGGCACCTATTTAAGTGAGCTTCCGCTTAATTTAAATATGGGAAAAGATATCGCCATTGGGGCCAATCTCAAATATTTCAATGTCGGCGGTTCCGGGATCGACGGCTCCGGCTCCGGTTTTGACGCCGATCTCTCGGCCCTCTACCCGGCCAACGAATACGCCACTCTTGGGGTCACCCTGCAGAACGCCCTCCCGGCCAGCATTGGCGCCAAGATCACCAAGTCCGGCAACGATTACGACTCGATCCCTTCAACCCTGAAGGTCGGCGCCAAAGTCGCCCTGATGGATAAAGAAGGGAAAGGGCTCTTCACCAATTCCAGCCGCCGGCTCTATACCAATGTTGATTACGATTATTATCCGACCAGGACCAGTGTCCCGGGTGCTTTGCACGCCGGGGTCGAGTTCTGGCCGACCGACAACCTCGCCCTGCGGGCCGGTTCCGACGCCAGCGATATGACCCTGGGGGTCGGCGTCCGGGTCTCCGGGGTCGCTTTTGATTACGCCTATCATCCTTATGGCGGGATCACCGAGAACACTTCGCATTACTTCTCGGTCAGCTATGTCGGCGACCCGACCAAACGGACACTTCAGCTCTCGGTCGACTCGCCGTCGGACAAAGCGGTCATTTACGACGACAACGTCAAGGTCTCCGGCAAGGTCAATTTCACCGAAGGTGAAGTCGGCGGGACCATCAAAGATGTCACCGTCAAGGTCAATGGGATCAACGCCCAGGTCATGCCGGACGGCTCCTTTACCGCCAATGCACCGGTCAACAAATACGGCAAAAAGCTGGTCGCGATCGAAGCTGCCACTCCCGCCGGCGACAGCGCCGGCAAAGAGCTCCGGCTCGTCCGCCTGACCTCTTTTGCCGACGTCCCCGAAGGGTACTGGGCCAAAATGCCGATCGAGAACAACGCCACCGTCGGCCTGGTCCAGGGGTATCCGGACGGCAACTTTAAACCGAACAACGCCCTGACCCGGGCTGAACTCGCCACCCTGCTCGTTAGAGCCAAGGGGATAGAGCTTCCCGCCAGCCGCGCCCGCCAGGTGTTCAAAGATGTCAAACCGGATTTCTGGGCGGCCAAGTACATTGAAGTCGCTCAGCGCGAAGGGCTGATCAAAGGTTACCCGGACAAAAGCTTCCGCCCCAACAACAAGATCAGCAAAGCGGAAGGGATCGCGGTCCTCGTCCGCTTCGACAAGCTCGCCCTGGTCGAAGTCGACTCCAAGCCTTACTGGGACGTTTCACTCCATCATTGGGCGGCCCGCCATATCCAGGCGGCCAAAGACGCCGGGATGCTTAATTTCGTCAGCAGCAACAAGCTCGGCCCCAAACAGGTCCTGGTCCGCTCCCAGGCAGTCGACATGTTAGGCAAGACCTCCCTGGCCAGCGGCAAGATCAAAGACCTCTACACCTGGGAAAAAGGGTTCCAGAAAGAGTTCACGCCCGACGATCGGCCAAAGATCAGGGCGTCAGTTTACTAA
- a CDS encoding cadherin-like domain-containing protein yields the protein MKIKKFLGTMLVVWLSLVAFTGIANATAVTVSCNNTNSPANQIYNNTGVGGTLLPAGRYVQLIQSTDNTAGAPNSSTGLPAGDTVISSGTLSAAGNFSGACNITQSNYIYIRAWDTWNGTGSPSGNYGTSIPSSVGSGFVYTYKPASFATTVNISSAVTPATLSGINPNNGTQEVSNLAVVLTGTNIQNGATAAFSGTGITINSTTINSATQATVNISIAASATTGDRTVSITNPGASASNAVTFTVNASGGVNHAPTANDVTTSTASNTSTTVNFSASDPDGNPLTYSIVSNPTHGSLGTVSGSQVTYTPTTGYTGSDSFTYRANDGTAYSNVATVNITVGGSTPPIPPTPGTSPVITNIYRSGSLATDPDRAKGPAGVRIIVEGTGFRDSTTSASRALEFTSLSTSALTEGVVLNWTDTTIEAILPAGLAAGLYAVDVKVSAPSAADPSVVTTFISTPVNFQVTASAAGDVAQIFPNPYNPLTEQVNIVVSNTGGASRLGYYIYDMAAQLVYKSTGSASQITWNGIDQWGQMVSNGAYLLRVVNEDTKSLLAKGKILVVKR from the coding sequence ATGAAAATTAAAAAATTCCTTGGGACCATGTTAGTTGTCTGGTTATCACTGGTCGCTTTTACTGGTATTGCCAATGCCACCGCTGTCACAGTTTCCTGCAACAACACTAATTCACCAGCCAATCAGATCTACAATAACACCGGGGTCGGAGGGACCCTTTTACCCGCTGGCCGCTACGTGCAACTTATCCAATCAACCGATAACACTGCAGGAGCGCCAAACAGCTCCACCGGCCTGCCGGCTGGCGACACGGTCATCTCTTCCGGAACGCTCTCTGCCGCCGGCAACTTTTCCGGCGCCTGCAATATTACGCAAAGCAATTACATCTACATCCGGGCCTGGGACACCTGGAACGGAACCGGGAGTCCTTCGGGAAACTATGGGACCTCGATCCCAAGTAGTGTCGGCTCCGGTTTTGTTTATACTTACAAACCAGCAAGCTTTGCCACAACAGTGAACATCTCTTCCGCCGTTACCCCGGCAACTTTAAGCGGGATCAACCCGAACAACGGGACCCAGGAGGTCAGCAATCTGGCGGTCGTATTAACTGGAACCAATATCCAGAATGGCGCCACCGCCGCGTTCAGCGGAACCGGGATCACGATCAATTCAACAACTATAAATAGCGCGACCCAGGCAACGGTTAACATCAGTATCGCGGCCTCGGCCACCACGGGAGATCGGACTGTTTCTATTACTAATCCAGGGGCTTCAGCCAGTAATGCCGTCACTTTTACTGTTAACGCTTCCGGCGGCGTCAACCATGCGCCGACCGCCAATGACGTAACAACTTCCACCGCCAGCAACACGTCAACCACGGTCAACTTCAGCGCCAGCGACCCGGACGGCAACCCATTGACCTACTCGATCGTCTCCAACCCGACACATGGCAGTCTAGGCACTGTTTCCGGTAGCCAGGTCACTTACACCCCGACCACCGGCTATACCGGCTCCGACAGCTTCACTTACCGGGCTAATGACGGGACAGCCTACTCCAACGTCGCGACGGTCAACATTACCGTTGGCGGATCAACGCCGCCGATCCCGCCGACTCCGGGAACTTCACCGGTCATTACCAATATCTATCGTTCAGGTTCGCTGGCGACAGACCCGGATCGGGCCAAAGGACCGGCCGGGGTCAGAATTATCGTGGAAGGGACCGGTTTCCGCGACAGCACGACCAGCGCCAGCCGCGCGCTTGAGTTTACTTCCCTTTCTACTTCTGCCCTGACCGAAGGGGTGGTCCTCAACTGGACCGACACCACGATCGAAGCAATCCTGCCGGCCGGTCTGGCCGCCGGGCTCTACGCCGTTGACGTCAAAGTGTCCGCTCCGTCAGCCGCTGATCCATCGGTGGTTACGACCTTTATTTCGACTCCGGTAAACTTCCAGGTCACCGCTTCAGCTGCGGGCGATGTCGCCCAGATCTTCCCCAATCCGTACAACCCGCTGACCGAGCAGGTCAATATTGTCGTCAGCAATACCGGCGGCGCTTCCCGCCTCGGCTATTACATCTACGACATGGCGGCCCAGCTGGTCTATAAATCGACTGGTTCCGCCAGCCAGATCACCTGGAACGGGATCGACCAATGGGGCCAAATGGTCAGCAACGGCGCCTATCTCTTAAGAGTCGTCAACGAGGATACCAAGAGCCTGCTGGCCAAAGGGAAGATCCTCGTGGTGAAACGATAA